Proteins from a single region of Syngnathus scovelli strain Florida chromosome 7, RoL_Ssco_1.2, whole genome shotgun sequence:
- the tbcela gene encoding tubulin folding cofactor E-like a isoform X3, translating into MESPVCQDGRTFVEVINEKYSPENFPCRRGLGIGVVVVPTACPQGSPMKDRLNLPSVLVLNGCGITKAGDQSEIAAFCAHVMELDLSHNNFQDWHEVLSLGMTLEPQCAEAFSRVRRLVLNNTQVSWDTVMLLTREIPELEELFLCLNEYSGVRAASVVCPSLRLLHITDNNLLDWGEVRKFGSMFPGLDTLVMANNNLASIKDSKDILQRLFPNLRSINLHNSGLNRWEDIEKLNFFPKLEEVRLQGIPLLQTYTNKERRSLMIAQLPSISHLNGSLVTESEREDAERFFIRYHLHCPEEELPRRYHCLVNKYGKLEPLAEIDLRPRCHAQVEVHCEEKVEQLNIRLDQTVAELKKQLTSVVQLSTNSMRLYYIDRNSAFGPDELKYNTRALHSYNIQDGDEILVVPKTK; encoded by the exons ATGGAGTCGCCAGTGTGCCAGGATGGCCGAACCTTTGTGGAGGTGATCAATGAAAAGTACAGTCCAGAGAACTTTCCGTGCCGTCGAGGGTTGGGCATAGGAGTAGTGGTGGTGCCCACTGCATGTCCCCAAGGGTCCCCCATGAAAG ACCGCTTGAACTTGCCCAGCGTGCTGGTGTTGAATGGATGTGGAATCACCAAGGCAGGAGACCAGAGTGAAATTGCAGCCTTTTGTGCCCACGTCATGGAGCTGGACCTGTCCCATAACAACTTTCAAGACTGGCATGAGGTGCTGTCTCTGG GGATGACCCTTGAACCGCAGTGCGCTGAAGCCTTTTCTCGGGTCCGACGCCTCGTCCTTAACAACACCCAAGTGTCCTGGGACACTGTGATGCTGCTCACCCGTGAGATCCCAGA GCTCGAGGAGTTGTTCCTGTGCCTTAATGAGTACAGTGGCGTGCGAGCCGCCAGTGTGGTCTGCCCCAGCCTCCGCCTGCTGCACATCACAGACAACAATCTACTCGACTGGGGTGAAGTACGCAAGTTTGGATCAATGTTCCCTGGCCTGGACACTCTGGTCATGGCCAACAACAATTTAGCGTCTATAAAGGACAGCAAAGATATCCTGCAACGGCTCTTCCCCAACCTTCGCAGCATCAACCTCCACAACTCAG GTCTTAATCGATGGGAAGACATTGAGAAACTGAACTTCTTTCCTAAACTGGAGGAAGTCCGATTACAAGGCATCCCCTTACTGCAAACATACACCAACAAGGAGCGGCGCAGCCTGATGATAGCGCA GCTTCCCTCTATATCACATCTGAATGGAAGCCTTGTAactgaaagcgagagagaagATGCTGAGAGGTTCTTCATCCGTTACCACTTGCACTGTCCTGAGGAAGAACTGCCTCGCCG ATACCATTGTCTGGTAAACAAGTATGGGAAGTTGGAACCTCTGGCTGAGATCGATCTCCGACCACGCTGCCATGCTCAAGTTGAGGTTCACTGTGAAGAAAAAGTGGAACAG CTAAACATCCGTTTGGACCAGACAGTGGCCGAGCTGAAGAAGCAGCTGACGTCAGTAGTGCAGCTTTCCACCAACAGCATGAGGCTCTATTACATCGACAGGAACAGTGCCTTTGGCCCGGACGAACTCAAGTACAACACGCGAGCTCTTCACTCTTATAATATCCAAGATGGTGATGAGATACTTGTTGTGCCCAAGACCAAGTGA
- the tbcela gene encoding tubulin folding cofactor E-like a isoform X4, whose amino-acid sequence MDVESPRQETRVKLQPFVPTSWSWTCPITTFKTGMRCCLWIGKIVSNIPNLEFLNLSSNPLAGMTLEPQCAEAFSRVRRLVLNNTQVSWDTVMLLTREIPELEELFLCLNEYSGVRAASVVCPSLRLLHITDNNLLDWGEVRKFGSMFPGLDTLVMANNNLASIKDSKDILQRLFPNLRSINLHNSGLNRWEDIEKLNFFPKLEEVRLQGIPLLQTYTNKERRSLMIAQLPSISHLNGSLVTESEREDAERFFIRYHLHCPEEELPRRYHCLVNKYGKLEPLAEIDLRPRCHAQVEVHCEEKVEQLNIRLDQTVAELKKQLTSVVQLSTNSMRLYYIDRNSAFGPDELKYNTRALHSYNIQDGDEILVVPKTK is encoded by the exons ATGGATGTGGAATCACCAAGGCAGGAGACCAGAGTGAAATTGCAGCCTTTTGTGCCCACGTCATGGAGCTGGACCTGTCCCATAACAACTTTCAAGACTGGCATGAGGTGCTGTCTCTGG ATTGGAAAAATTGTTTCAAACATCCCCAATCTGGAATTTCTTAATCTGAGCTCCAACCCGCTAGCAGGGATGACCCTTGAACCGCAGTGCGCTGAAGCCTTTTCTCGGGTCCGACGCCTCGTCCTTAACAACACCCAAGTGTCCTGGGACACTGTGATGCTGCTCACCCGTGAGATCCCAGA GCTCGAGGAGTTGTTCCTGTGCCTTAATGAGTACAGTGGCGTGCGAGCCGCCAGTGTGGTCTGCCCCAGCCTCCGCCTGCTGCACATCACAGACAACAATCTACTCGACTGGGGTGAAGTACGCAAGTTTGGATCAATGTTCCCTGGCCTGGACACTCTGGTCATGGCCAACAACAATTTAGCGTCTATAAAGGACAGCAAAGATATCCTGCAACGGCTCTTCCCCAACCTTCGCAGCATCAACCTCCACAACTCAG GTCTTAATCGATGGGAAGACATTGAGAAACTGAACTTCTTTCCTAAACTGGAGGAAGTCCGATTACAAGGCATCCCCTTACTGCAAACATACACCAACAAGGAGCGGCGCAGCCTGATGATAGCGCA GCTTCCCTCTATATCACATCTGAATGGAAGCCTTGTAactgaaagcgagagagaagATGCTGAGAGGTTCTTCATCCGTTACCACTTGCACTGTCCTGAGGAAGAACTGCCTCGCCG ATACCATTGTCTGGTAAACAAGTATGGGAAGTTGGAACCTCTGGCTGAGATCGATCTCCGACCACGCTGCCATGCTCAAGTTGAGGTTCACTGTGAAGAAAAAGTGGAACAG CTAAACATCCGTTTGGACCAGACAGTGGCCGAGCTGAAGAAGCAGCTGACGTCAGTAGTGCAGCTTTCCACCAACAGCATGAGGCTCTATTACATCGACAGGAACAGTGCCTTTGGCCCGGACGAACTCAAGTACAACACGCGAGCTCTTCACTCTTATAATATCCAAGATGGTGATGAGATACTTGTTGTGCCCAAGACCAAGTGA
- the LOC125972783 gene encoding alpha-2-macroglobulin-like: MGGVRNQSWSWTWCVVLSWMFVAGAEASPGYLVGIPAVLEAGTETNFCASLLHPNETLTMSVFLHSKEENKTLFKEESSKDFHTCHKFKVPVPKEDEEVQTMVVEVQGATFFSREVRKVLIKVYKPMTFIQTDKPIYLPGQTVQFRVVSLDTKLRPAVQMYDTIEIQNPSDSRIGQWLNKTSDSAILQLSYPLNSEAREGVYQVIVSVGEDRLYHSFKVEKYVLPKFETKINGPDEVAIVEDDITIEVCSKYTYGQPVPGSVKLKVCRPLSPYLYGDSNEGSLVTPPCYEDTKQTAKTGCTAFTVKLSTFTKIDNKAVQDSLDVLSEMTEEGTDIIMAQLKRIQISYVIGKLSFKDTPKIYEGSSMVEGKVQAVYYNNTAIEGMDLYLLGGNRWSPVLRQNLTTDMNGLATFSIRTIEGQGDIHLYVSATPNLETGYRTPYYQNGEHTVSPVLKPSLDVKTVSYLVVKSKDAAIPCDKDEDVTIQYVAAGESQGTADLMYLVLARGAIVFQGVKQFAVEDKPVTEGEVTFQLKVSSEMAPDVQIVAYAVLPSATVIAHSAHFTTEKCFGNKVSVEFTPSSAVPGEPTILQLTSQPNSLCGVSIIDQSVLIKEPGKTLDENKIFGLLPVTKSRNVPYKVEDPEECLHVRPKRYVLPFPGHDIDDPHTVFRNNGLKMATDLSIRQPSCLKYKGKEYYHNPYGVTALRFHSMDVMAAPSPVGMGSGMGYIAPIQTIRNFFPETWLWDMVEVDDSGKKDVSLTTPDTITTWETETFCLSSQGFGLAPRENLTVFQPFFLELTLPYSIKRGEEFELKATVFNFLSKCIMVSVTPTLSLEYTLAPVPGEQYSRCLCANERMTFKWTLVPSTIGVVNVTVTAEAVQSHTSCDNEIVSVPERGRIDVVTRPLIVKAEGTEVTQTHNLLLCPNGGAMTAETEAKLPENAIDGSARGLVSVLGDILGRALKNIDGLLRMPYGCGEQNMALFAPNVYILQYLKDTQQLTPAIEEKSLKFLTSGYQRQYNYKHSSGGYSTFGTGTENTWLTAFVMRSCAKAKSFIYIEPLDIESSESYLESKQKENGCFQMSGKLFNNRMKGGVSDEVTLSAYITAAYLESGTSVNDAIVTKSLSCLKDSLNDHSNTYTTALLAYVFTLAGDEKTRAQLLEHLDSIKIQKDGFTHWSQKSTKSFESLSVEISSYVLLAKLSSSPTAEDLGYASGIVRWLTSQQNYYGGYSSTQDTVVALQALSLYSTLVFSPGGESTVTVSSPSGQRVFEVNQNNKLLYQEEVLKDFTGQYSVEAKGTACASVQTTLFYNIPTPTDVTTLSVTVQTEANCASPSGRPKLTLKLRALFNGVESNTNMVILEINFLSGFQVDPRSFRSLKGALLVDRVEQEEDRVLVYVESLPKEIPINYSVELIQEIPVQNLKPAVVKIYDYYQPSDQAETTYNFDCKTD, translated from the exons ATGGGTGGTGTTAGGAATCAGTCATGGAGCTGGACATGGTGTGTCGTCTTGAGCTGGATGTTTGTGGCTGGGGCAGAGGCTTCACC AGGTTACCTGGTTGGAATTCCTGCCGTTCTGGAAGCTGGAACTGAAACCAATTTCTGTGCGAGTCTGCTCCACCCCAATGAGACTCTGACCATGAGTGTCTTTTTGCACTCTAAAGAGGAGAATAAAACTCTATTCAAAGAGGAATCCAGCAAAGACTTTCATACGTGCCACAAGTTTAAG GTTCCTGTTCCTAAAGAGGATGAGGAGGTGCAGACAATGGTTGTGGAGGTACAAGGTGCAACCTTTTTCTcaagagaggtcaggaaagtctTGATCAAAGTGTACAAACCAATGACCTTCATCCAGACCGATAAACCCATCTACCTCCCAGGACAAACTG TGCAGTTCAGAGTTGTTTCCCTGGACACAAAGTTGAGACCTGCCGTTCAAATG tacgaTACCATTGAAATTCAG AATCCGAGCGACAGCCGTATTGGACAGTGGCTGAACAAAACATCCGACAGTGCAATATTGCAGCTGTCTTACCCCTTGAATTCTGAGGCACGGGAAGGAGTCTACCAAGTCATAGTTTCAGTTGGTGAAGACAGACTATACCATAGCTTCAAGGTGGAGAAATACG TTTTGCCGAaatttgaaacaaaaataaatgggcCAGATGAAGTGGCTATTGTAGAAGATGACATCACCATTGAAGTATGTTCAAA GTACACATATGGACAGCCTGTGCCTGGCAGTGTCAAACTTAAGGTGTGTCGCCCACTCTCCCCGTATCTTTACGGCGACTCAAACGAGGGCTCTCTCGTAACTCCCCCCTGCTATGAGGATACAAAACAG ACCGCTAAGACAGGCTGTACCGCTTTTACTGTGAAATTGTCCACTttcacaaaaattgacaataaggCAGTGCAAGATTCACTTGATGTCCTTTCGGAGATGACGGAGGAGGGGACGG ATATTATAATGGCGCAGCTCAAAAGAATACAAATTTCTTATGTAATTGGAAAGCTTTCATTTAAGGACACACCTAAGATTTATGAAGGCTCATCGATGGTGGAGGGTAAA GTTCAGGCGGTTTACTACAACAATACTGCCATTGAGGGCATGGATTTGTACTTGCTGGGGGGCAACAGGTGGTCACCAGTCCTCCGACAGAACCTCACCACTGACATGAACGGCCTTGCCACATTCTCGATAAGAACTATCGAGGGTCAAGGGGACATTCACCTCTAC GTTAGTGCTACACCAAACCTGGAGACTGGTTATCGAACCCCATACTATCAGAATGGAGAGCACACTGTTTCCCCAGTTCTGAAACCTTCTCTTGATGTAAAGACTGTCAGCTACCTAGTGGTGAAGAGTAAGGATGCAGCAATTCCTTGCGACAAAGATGAAGACGTCACCATCCAATATGTTGCAGCAGGAGAGTCTCAAGGGACTGCCGATCTTATGTATCTG gtGCTTGCCAGGGGAGCCATTGTTTTTCAAGGAGTAAAAcagtttgctgttgaggataaaCCAG TGACCGAGGGTGAGGTGACTTTCCAGTTGAAAGTTTCTTCAGAGATGGCACCAGATGTCCAGATCGTTGCATATGCCGTGCTTCCTAGTGCAACAGTGATTGCCCACAGTGCACACTTCACCACTGAGAAATGCTTTGGTAACAAA GTCTCTGTGGAGTTTACTCCATCTTCAGCTGTCCCAGGCGAGCCAACAATTTTGCAGCTGACATCTCAGCCCAATTCTCTGTGTGGAGTGAGCATTATTGACCAGAGTGTCCTCATCAAAGAACCAGGAAAGACCTTAGATGAAAATAAG ATATTTGGGCTGTTGCCTGTCACAAAATCAAGAAATGTTCCATACAAAGTTGAGGATCCAGAGGAATGTTTACATGTCAGACCTAAAAGATACGTTCTACCATTCCCTGGGCATGACATCGATGACCCTCACACAGTTTTCCGG AATAATGGTCTGAAGATGGCGACAGATTTGTCCATCAGACAGCCATCTTGCTTGAAGTATAAGGGGAAAGAATATTATCACAATCCCTACG GTGTGACTGCATTAAGATTCCATTCTATGGATGTGATGGCGGCTCCTTCTCCTGTTGGTATGGGAAGCGGTATGGGTTATATCGCCCCAATTCAGACAATCCGCAACTTCTTTCCAGAGACTTGGTTGTGGGACATGGTGGAAGTCGA CGATTCTGGCAAGAAGGATGTGTCCCTAACTACCCCGGACACCATCACCACATGGGAGACGGAGACTTTCTGCCTGTCCTCTCAGGGTTTTGGCTTGGCTCCTCGTGAAAATTTAACAGTCTTCCAGCCTTTCTTCCTTGAGCTCACTCTGCCGTACTCCATCAAACGTGGGGAAGAATTTGAGCTGAAAGCCACCGTCTTCAACTTCCTCTCTAAATGCATCATG GTTAGTGTGACTCCAACCCTCTCCTTGGAGTACACCCTCGCCCCAGTTCCTGGTGAACAGTACAGTCGCTGCCTATGCGCCAATGAGCGCATGACCTTCAAATGGACTTTGGTTCCCTCAACAATAG GGGTTGTCAATGTGACCGTGACTGCTGAAGCTGTGCAGTCCCATACTTCTTGTGATAATGAGATTGTGAGCGTGCCAGAAAGAGGTCGTATCGACGTGGTCACAAGACCTCTCATTGTGAAG GCTGAGGGAACAGAGGTGACACAGACCCACAACTTACTGCTCTGCCCTAACG GAGGTGCTATGACGGCTGAAACTGAAGCAAAGCTACCTGAGAATGCAATTGATGGATCAGCACGTGGTCTAGTATCTGTCCTGG gtgacattttaggCCGGGCTTTGAAGAACATTGATGGCCTGTTGAGGATGCCgtatggctgtggagagcagaaCATGGCACTGTTTGCCCCAAACGTTTACATACTGCAGTACCTTAAAGACACACAGCAGCTGACACCGGCCATAGAAGAAAAATCTCTCAAATTCCTGACCAGTG GCTACCAAAGACAATATAACTACAAGCATTCCAGTGGTGGGTATAGCACTTTTGGGACTGGTACGGAGAACACTTG GTTGACTGCTTTTGTGATGAGATCTTGTGCCAAAGCCAAGTCTTTCATTTACATTGAGCCTTTGGATATTGAAAGTTCTGAAAGTTATCTTGAAAGCAAGCAGAAAGAAAACGGTTGTTTCCAAATGTCGGGAAAACTTTTCAACAACAGGAtgaag GGTGGAGTTTCTGATGAAGTGACTCTCAGCGCTTACATCACTGCTGCCTACTTGGAATCGGGTACATCTGTTAAC GATGCCATAGTGACCAAGAGCCTGTCTTGCTTGAAAGACTCCCTCAATGACCACAGCAACACTTACACGACAGCTCTGCTGGCCTATGTCTTTACCTTGGCTGGTGATGAGAAGACTCGCGCTCAACTTCTGGAGCACTTGGACAGcattaaaatacaaaaag ATGGGTTTACTCACTGGTCCCAGAAGTCAACAAAGTCATTTGAGTCTCTTTCTGTCGAGATCTCCTCCTATGTGCTGCTGGCCAAACTTAGCAGTTCTCCCACTGCTGAAGATCTGGGTTACGCCTCCGGCATTGTCAGATGGCTGACGAGCCAGCAGAACTATTACGGAGGCTACTCTTCTACTCAg GACACAGTGGTGGCTCTTCAGGCTCTGTCTCTTTACTCCACTCTGGTATTCAGTCCAGGGGGTGAAAGCACAGTGACTGTATCATCTCCCAGTGGCCAGAGGGTATTTGAAGTCAACCAGAATAATAAATTGCTCTACCAAGAAGAGGTTCTAAAGGATTTCACAGGACAGTACAGTGTGGAGGCCAAGGGGACTGCATGCGCTTCAGTTCAG ACGACTCTTTTCTACAACATTCCTACACCCACTGACGTCACTACTCTTAGTGTCACGGTGCAGACTGAGGCCAACTGCGCCAGCCCATCTGGCAGACCAAAACTCACCTTGAAGCTGAGAGCTCT aTTCAATGGGGTTGAAAGCAATACAAACATGGTGATTCTGGAAATCAATTTCCTGTCTGGTTTTCAAGTAGACCCAAGGTCTTTCCGGAGC CTCAAAGGCGCTTTGCTGGTTGATCGTGTTGAACAGGAGGAAGATCGTGTGCTTGTATATGTGGAGTCT CTACCAAAGGAAATACCAATAAACTACAGCGTGGAGCTGATCCAGGAAATTCCAGTGCAGAATCTTAAACCAGCTGTGGTTAAGATCTACGACTATTACCAGCCAA GTGACCAGGCAGAAACAACTTACAATTTTGATTGTAAGACAG atTGA
- the tbcela gene encoding tubulin folding cofactor E-like a isoform X1, protein MESPVCQDGRTFVEVINEKYSPENFPCRRGLGIGVVVVPTACPQGSPMKDRLNLPSVLVLNGCGITKAGDQSEIAAFCAHVMELDLSHNNFQDWHEVLSLGLFIYSFSVFPENTEMIKDRVMHIIIIPHGSHVAHKLRFFFFSPFFVSTQSSRNRKKKSHIDTTSFQIGKIVSNIPNLEFLNLSSNPLAGMTLEPQCAEAFSRVRRLVLNNTQVSWDTVMLLTREIPELEELFLCLNEYSGVRAASVVCPSLRLLHITDNNLLDWGEVRKFGSMFPGLDTLVMANNNLASIKDSKDILQRLFPNLRSINLHNSGLNRWEDIEKLNFFPKLEEVRLQGIPLLQTYTNKERRSLMIAQLPSISHLNGSLVTESEREDAERFFIRYHLHCPEEELPRRYHCLVNKYGKLEPLAEIDLRPRCHAQVEVHCEEKVEQLNIRLDQTVAELKKQLTSVVQLSTNSMRLYYIDRNSAFGPDELKYNTRALHSYNIQDGDEILVVPKTK, encoded by the exons ATGGAGTCGCCAGTGTGCCAGGATGGCCGAACCTTTGTGGAGGTGATCAATGAAAAGTACAGTCCAGAGAACTTTCCGTGCCGTCGAGGGTTGGGCATAGGAGTAGTGGTGGTGCCCACTGCATGTCCCCAAGGGTCCCCCATGAAAG ACCGCTTGAACTTGCCCAGCGTGCTGGTGTTGAATGGATGTGGAATCACCAAGGCAGGAGACCAGAGTGAAATTGCAGCCTTTTGTGCCCACGTCATGGAGCTGGACCTGTCCCATAACAACTTTCAAGACTGGCATGAGGTGCTGTCTCTGGGTctgttcatttattcattttcagTATTTCCAGAGAACACAGAAATGATCAAAGACAGGGTGATGCATATTATAATAATTCCACATGGCTCCCATGTCGCCCATAAactcaggttttttttcttttctccgttTTTTGTTAGCACGCAATCCAgtagaaacagaaaaaaaaaaagtcatatcgACACTACCTCTTTTCAGATTGGAAAAATTGTTTCAAACATCCCCAATCTGGAATTTCTTAATCTGAGCTCCAACCCGCTAGCAGGGATGACCCTTGAACCGCAGTGCGCTGAAGCCTTTTCTCGGGTCCGACGCCTCGTCCTTAACAACACCCAAGTGTCCTGGGACACTGTGATGCTGCTCACCCGTGAGATCCCAGA GCTCGAGGAGTTGTTCCTGTGCCTTAATGAGTACAGTGGCGTGCGAGCCGCCAGTGTGGTCTGCCCCAGCCTCCGCCTGCTGCACATCACAGACAACAATCTACTCGACTGGGGTGAAGTACGCAAGTTTGGATCAATGTTCCCTGGCCTGGACACTCTGGTCATGGCCAACAACAATTTAGCGTCTATAAAGGACAGCAAAGATATCCTGCAACGGCTCTTCCCCAACCTTCGCAGCATCAACCTCCACAACTCAG GTCTTAATCGATGGGAAGACATTGAGAAACTGAACTTCTTTCCTAAACTGGAGGAAGTCCGATTACAAGGCATCCCCTTACTGCAAACATACACCAACAAGGAGCGGCGCAGCCTGATGATAGCGCA GCTTCCCTCTATATCACATCTGAATGGAAGCCTTGTAactgaaagcgagagagaagATGCTGAGAGGTTCTTCATCCGTTACCACTTGCACTGTCCTGAGGAAGAACTGCCTCGCCG ATACCATTGTCTGGTAAACAAGTATGGGAAGTTGGAACCTCTGGCTGAGATCGATCTCCGACCACGCTGCCATGCTCAAGTTGAGGTTCACTGTGAAGAAAAAGTGGAACAG CTAAACATCCGTTTGGACCAGACAGTGGCCGAGCTGAAGAAGCAGCTGACGTCAGTAGTGCAGCTTTCCACCAACAGCATGAGGCTCTATTACATCGACAGGAACAGTGCCTTTGGCCCGGACGAACTCAAGTACAACACGCGAGCTCTTCACTCTTATAATATCCAAGATGGTGATGAGATACTTGTTGTGCCCAAGACCAAGTGA
- the tbcela gene encoding tubulin folding cofactor E-like a isoform X2, which yields MESPVCQDGRTFVEVINEKYSPENFPCRRGLGIGVVVVPTACPQGSPMKDRLNLPSVLVLNGCGITKAGDQSEIAAFCAHVMELDLSHNNFQDWHEIGKIVSNIPNLEFLNLSSNPLAGMTLEPQCAEAFSRVRRLVLNNTQVSWDTVMLLTREIPELEELFLCLNEYSGVRAASVVCPSLRLLHITDNNLLDWGEVRKFGSMFPGLDTLVMANNNLASIKDSKDILQRLFPNLRSINLHNSGLNRWEDIEKLNFFPKLEEVRLQGIPLLQTYTNKERRSLMIAQLPSISHLNGSLVTESEREDAERFFIRYHLHCPEEELPRRYHCLVNKYGKLEPLAEIDLRPRCHAQVEVHCEEKVEQLNIRLDQTVAELKKQLTSVVQLSTNSMRLYYIDRNSAFGPDELKYNTRALHSYNIQDGDEILVVPKTK from the exons ATGGAGTCGCCAGTGTGCCAGGATGGCCGAACCTTTGTGGAGGTGATCAATGAAAAGTACAGTCCAGAGAACTTTCCGTGCCGTCGAGGGTTGGGCATAGGAGTAGTGGTGGTGCCCACTGCATGTCCCCAAGGGTCCCCCATGAAAG ACCGCTTGAACTTGCCCAGCGTGCTGGTGTTGAATGGATGTGGAATCACCAAGGCAGGAGACCAGAGTGAAATTGCAGCCTTTTGTGCCCACGTCATGGAGCTGGACCTGTCCCATAACAACTTTCAAGACTGGCATGAG ATTGGAAAAATTGTTTCAAACATCCCCAATCTGGAATTTCTTAATCTGAGCTCCAACCCGCTAGCAGGGATGACCCTTGAACCGCAGTGCGCTGAAGCCTTTTCTCGGGTCCGACGCCTCGTCCTTAACAACACCCAAGTGTCCTGGGACACTGTGATGCTGCTCACCCGTGAGATCCCAGA GCTCGAGGAGTTGTTCCTGTGCCTTAATGAGTACAGTGGCGTGCGAGCCGCCAGTGTGGTCTGCCCCAGCCTCCGCCTGCTGCACATCACAGACAACAATCTACTCGACTGGGGTGAAGTACGCAAGTTTGGATCAATGTTCCCTGGCCTGGACACTCTGGTCATGGCCAACAACAATTTAGCGTCTATAAAGGACAGCAAAGATATCCTGCAACGGCTCTTCCCCAACCTTCGCAGCATCAACCTCCACAACTCAG GTCTTAATCGATGGGAAGACATTGAGAAACTGAACTTCTTTCCTAAACTGGAGGAAGTCCGATTACAAGGCATCCCCTTACTGCAAACATACACCAACAAGGAGCGGCGCAGCCTGATGATAGCGCA GCTTCCCTCTATATCACATCTGAATGGAAGCCTTGTAactgaaagcgagagagaagATGCTGAGAGGTTCTTCATCCGTTACCACTTGCACTGTCCTGAGGAAGAACTGCCTCGCCG ATACCATTGTCTGGTAAACAAGTATGGGAAGTTGGAACCTCTGGCTGAGATCGATCTCCGACCACGCTGCCATGCTCAAGTTGAGGTTCACTGTGAAGAAAAAGTGGAACAG CTAAACATCCGTTTGGACCAGACAGTGGCCGAGCTGAAGAAGCAGCTGACGTCAGTAGTGCAGCTTTCCACCAACAGCATGAGGCTCTATTACATCGACAGGAACAGTGCCTTTGGCCCGGACGAACTCAAGTACAACACGCGAGCTCTTCACTCTTATAATATCCAAGATGGTGATGAGATACTTGTTGTGCCCAAGACCAAGTGA